In the Leptospira limi genome, one interval contains:
- a CDS encoding bacteriohemerythrin codes for MQKDSSAHLDSLRITWLSEPFHLGIPIIDLQHVWLVHIILELEEEIVEAEKTNSDIDVHSSFRKALDYVAEHFALEEDILEHFNYPNFKEHVLGHRKFAERLTEKYYEAKNSQMAALGILQILKKWLFQHILHDDTDYAEFFKASSFDLKSYCVQLLKSGKYPVSKEQLLIYQNIVQIDTTNIPLHEQTIDTIQEIRNIWKTYNLSTGIPIIDLQHIWLLKMIVELDHSLKLGDGSSETFHKVIAEAIEYTKDHFGVEDKIMRYFRYTDVVQHMNQHKRFIDFIKMRNDEYKLGNPRVGLHLVQDLRNWLLSHIALEDKKIGLAFESRVRELSEFTKKLHQSGEIGISREQKNLYKLVLQTVPDPLD; via the coding sequence ATGCAAAAGGATTCTTCCGCGCATCTTGATTCACTTCGTATCACTTGGTTGAGTGAACCCTTTCATCTTGGCATTCCCATCATTGACTTACAACATGTATGGCTTGTGCATATCATTTTAGAGTTAGAAGAAGAAATCGTAGAGGCCGAAAAAACAAATTCAGATATCGATGTTCATTCTTCCTTTCGAAAGGCCCTGGATTATGTGGCGGAACATTTTGCTTTGGAAGAGGATATTTTGGAACATTTCAATTATCCAAATTTCAAAGAACATGTACTCGGACATAGAAAATTTGCTGAGCGCCTAACAGAAAAATACTATGAGGCCAAAAATAGCCAAATGGCTGCACTTGGGATTTTACAGATTCTAAAAAAATGGTTGTTCCAACATATTCTACATGATGATACAGATTATGCAGAATTTTTTAAAGCGTCTAGTTTTGATTTAAAATCTTATTGTGTCCAGTTATTAAAGTCTGGAAAATATCCGGTTTCTAAAGAACAACTATTGATTTACCAAAATATTGTACAAATCGATACCACAAACATTCCTTTACATGAACAGACTATTGATACGATCCAAGAAATTCGGAATATTTGGAAAACCTATAATTTATCAACTGGTATTCCCATCATAGATTTACAACATATTTGGTTACTCAAGATGATAGTAGAGCTAGATCATTCCTTGAAGTTAGGTGATGGTTCAAGTGAAACTTTTCATAAAGTCATCGCAGAAGCAATTGAGTATACAAAAGATCATTTTGGTGTGGAAGATAAAATTATGCGTTACTTTCGGTATACGGATGTTGTGCAACACATGAACCAACACAAACGTTTTATTGATTTTATCAAAATGAGAAATGATGAATATAAATTGGGAAATCCTCGAGTCGGATTACATTTGGTGCAAGATCTTAGAAATTGGTTACTTTCACATATAGCGCTAGAAGATAAAAAAATTGGTCTGGCATTTGAGTCGAGGGTGAGAGAACTTTCCGAGTTCACCAAAAAACTCCACCAAAGTGGGGAAATTGGGATCTCAAGAGAACAAAAAAATCTATATAAATTGGTATTACAAACGGTCCCAGACCCCTTGGATTAA
- a CDS encoding aldehyde dehydrogenase family protein, giving the protein MTQATLSSANVSNTAVIQTKSFTPKDIDRIFNAQKKKSHELRLTNFKTRILKLKKLKSAVLKYQTEIQKALHSDFRKSAGEVDITEILPTIAEINDAIRHVKHWMRPNNVMTPPTLLGATSRIVYEPKGVCLIIAPWNYPFHLAIAPLAAAIAAGNTVMLKPSEFTPNTANVINLMLGEVFSEEEVAVFEGDVSVATALLEIPFDHIFFTGSTPVGKIVMAAAAKNLTSVTLELGGKSPSIIAEDADMKVAAERIMWGKFLNAGQTCVAPDYLLIPESKIEEFVKHAKETTESFFKSKPENFTASTDFCRIVNAKNFSRVSSYIDDAVKKGAKIAYGGEVRSSDNFIAPTILTNVSLDAKIMEDEIFGPVLPIITYKTLDNAIHVINERPKPLALYIFTKKSSTSKYVLRRTSSGGAVINDVILHLINPNLPFGGVNHSGHGSYHGIFGFKTFSHERSVLQTPKASIAKMMYPPYSGFVRLMVKLTTKFFV; this is encoded by the coding sequence ATGACCCAAGCTACTCTTTCCTCGGCCAATGTAAGCAACACTGCCGTCATTCAAACCAAAAGTTTTACTCCAAAAGACATAGACCGTATTTTTAATGCACAAAAGAAAAAGTCACACGAACTTCGTTTGACGAACTTTAAAACTCGAATCCTCAAACTTAAAAAATTAAAGTCAGCTGTCTTAAAGTACCAAACTGAAATCCAAAAAGCACTTCATTCAGACTTTAGAAAATCTGCTGGTGAAGTAGACATTACAGAAATTTTACCAACGATTGCTGAAATCAACGATGCGATTCGACATGTAAAACATTGGATGCGTCCGAATAATGTGATGACTCCACCAACTCTTCTCGGAGCAACAAGTCGTATTGTTTATGAACCAAAAGGAGTTTGTCTCATCATTGCTCCTTGGAATTATCCATTCCACTTAGCGATTGCTCCACTTGCGGCTGCCATTGCTGCAGGAAACACAGTAATGCTAAAACCATCTGAGTTTACTCCCAACACAGCAAATGTGATTAACTTAATGTTAGGTGAAGTATTCTCTGAAGAGGAAGTAGCGGTTTTTGAAGGTGATGTGAGTGTTGCAACTGCATTACTTGAAATTCCATTTGATCATATCTTTTTCACTGGATCTACACCTGTCGGAAAAATCGTTATGGCTGCGGCTGCCAAAAATTTAACTAGTGTTACATTGGAATTAGGTGGTAAATCACCTTCCATTATCGCAGAAGATGCTGACATGAAAGTGGCTGCTGAACGAATTATGTGGGGTAAATTTCTCAATGCAGGCCAAACTTGTGTAGCACCTGATTATTTACTCATTCCGGAATCTAAGATTGAAGAATTTGTAAAACATGCAAAGGAAACTACTGAAAGTTTCTTTAAATCGAAACCTGAAAATTTTACAGCAAGTACAGATTTTTGCCGTATCGTGAATGCAAAAAACTTTTCGAGAGTTTCATCTTATATCGATGATGCAGTGAAAAAAGGTGCAAAAATTGCTTACGGTGGAGAAGTTAGAAGTTCTGACAACTTTATAGCACCTACAATTCTCACAAACGTATCGTTAGATGCAAAAATAATGGAAGATGAAATTTTTGGACCAGTACTTCCAATTATCACTTATAAAACATTAGATAATGCCATCCACGTTATCAATGAAAGACCAAAACCTTTGGCTTTGTATATTTTTACAAAGAAAAGTAGTACTTCGAAGTATGTTCTCAGAAGAACAAGTTCAGGTGGAGCGGTAATCAACGATGTAATTTTACATTTGATAAATCCAAACTTACCATTTGGTGGCGTGAACCATTCAGGTCATGGTAGTTACCATGGAATTTTTGGATTCAAAACATTTTCACATGAAAGGTCTGTCTTACAAACACCAAAAGCTTCCATTGCGAAAATGATGTACCCACCTTACTCTGGTTTCGTGAGACTTATGGTGAAACTCACTACAAAGTTTTTTGTATAA